GCGAGCACTTCGCCGCCGACGCCCTTCTCGGCCGCCTGGCGGTCGGTGAGCAGGCCGGAGGACGTGGAGATGATCGCCACGCCCAGGCCGCCCAGCACGCGGGGCAGGTTGGTGGACTTCGCGTAGACACGCAGGCCCGGCTTGGAGACGCGGCGCACACCGGCGATGGAGCGCTCCCGGTTGGGGCCGTACTTGAGGTCGATGATCAGCGTGGTTCCCACCTCGGCATCCGCGGAGGACCAGGAGGCGATGTAGCCCTCGGCCTTGAGGATGTCGGCGATGGTCGCCTTCAGCTTGGAGTACGGCATGGAGACCTGGTCCTTGTGCGCCGAGTTGGCGTTCCGGATCCGGGTCAGCATGTCCGCGATCGGGTCGGTCATGGTCATGGGCTTCGTGCCCTTTCTCACCGCGGTTTCCCCCCGGGCCTGCGGCCCGGGGCGACCTTCGATGTTCCAGGTGGTGGTTACGTCAGTGGAAGGTGTGCCGGCGGACGGGCGGGAAGGCCCGCCTCACCAGCTCGACTTGGTGACACCGGGCAGCTCGCCGGCGTGCGCCATCTCGCGCAGGCAGATCCGGCACAGGCCGAACTTGCGGTAGACCGAGTGCGGGCGACCGCACCGCTGGCAGCGGGTGTAGGCGCGCACCTTGAACTTCGGCTTGCGGTTGGCCTTGTTGATGAGAGCCGTCTTGGCCATGCTCAGTTCTCCTTGAACGGGAAGCCCAGGTGCTTGAGCAGCGCCCGGCCCTCGTCGTCGGTCGTG
This genomic window from Serinicoccus chungangensis contains:
- the rpsH gene encoding 30S ribosomal protein S8, whose protein sequence is MTMTDPIADMLTRIRNANSAHKDQVSMPYSKLKATIADILKAEGYIASWSSADAEVGTTLIIDLKYGPNRERSIAGVRRVSKPGLRVYAKSTNLPRVLGGLGVAIISTSSGLLTDRQAAEKGVGGEVLAYVW
- a CDS encoding type Z 30S ribosomal protein S14, translated to MAKTALINKANRKPKFKVRAYTRCQRCGRPHSVYRKFGLCRICLREMAHAGELPGVTKSSW